From the Streptomyces syringium genome, one window contains:
- a CDS encoding amidohydrolase: MLAATTLCLAVHAEPELSGEEEHTAARLAAWLTADGFRVTPGVGGHGVVGVLRNGEGPRVLVRAELDALPVAERTGLPYASTVRAPGPDGRGVPVMHACGHDLHLAAAAGAARLLARAAHLWRGTLVVVGQPAEETLQGARAMLEDGLYDRFGRPDAVLAQHTAPFPAGMVAHGTGALMAGSLSFDVVVHGRGGHAATPHLTVNPVATAAAAVGALHGLVATVTDPADRAVLTVCRLHAGDSLNVVPDRATLGLSVRAHSQAALDALAEAVRRTVHAECAASGRVDPPEITLVSRSVPNVPDPSATAAVRAAHQALFGAERVALWPPSMATEDFPLFGDAGRGIHGFAGIPTVYWMLGSAGARQWRAAPGRTPADKLAALPPNHSPEFAPDVRGALPTGISAMVAAALDRLGSR; encoded by the coding sequence ATGCTCGCGGCCACCACGCTGTGCCTCGCCGTGCACGCCGAGCCCGAGCTGTCCGGGGAGGAGGAGCACACCGCGGCCCGCCTCGCCGCCTGGCTGACGGCGGACGGCTTCCGGGTGACCCCGGGCGTCGGGGGCCACGGGGTGGTCGGCGTGCTGCGCAACGGCGAGGGCCCGCGGGTCCTGGTGCGGGCCGAACTCGACGCGCTGCCGGTCGCGGAACGCACCGGCCTGCCGTACGCGAGCACGGTCCGCGCACCGGGCCCGGACGGCCGCGGTGTGCCGGTCATGCACGCGTGCGGGCACGATCTTCATCTCGCGGCGGCGGCCGGGGCGGCGCGGCTGCTGGCCCGCGCCGCGCACCTGTGGCGGGGCACGCTCGTGGTCGTCGGCCAGCCCGCGGAGGAGACGCTCCAAGGGGCGCGGGCCATGCTCGAGGACGGTCTGTACGACCGGTTCGGGCGCCCCGACGCCGTACTCGCCCAGCACACCGCGCCGTTCCCGGCGGGCATGGTCGCCCACGGCACCGGTGCGCTGATGGCCGGCAGTCTCTCCTTCGACGTCGTCGTCCACGGCCGCGGCGGTCACGCCGCCACCCCGCACCTGACCGTGAACCCGGTGGCGACCGCGGCGGCCGCGGTCGGCGCGCTGCACGGCCTCGTCGCCACGGTGACGGACCCCGCCGACCGGGCCGTGCTCACCGTGTGCCGGCTGCATGCGGGCGACAGCCTCAACGTGGTGCCCGACCGGGCCACGCTCGGCCTCAGCGTGCGCGCCCACTCCCAGGCCGCTCTCGACGCCCTCGCCGAGGCCGTGCGCCGGACCGTCCACGCCGAATGCGCCGCGTCCGGCCGCGTCGATCCGCCCGAGATCACCCTCGTGTCCCGCTCGGTGCCCAACGTCCCCGATCCGTCTGCCACCGCGGCCGTCCGGGCGGCGCACCAGGCGCTCTTCGGCGCGGAGCGGGTGGCGCTGTGGCCGCCGTCGATGGCCACGGAGGACTTCCCCCTGTTCGGCGACGCGGGACGGGGGATCCACGGCTTCGCCGGGATACCGACGGTGTACTGGATGCTGGGGTCGGCCGGCGCCCGGCAGTGGCGGGCGGCTCCCGGGCGGACACCGGCGGACAAGCTGGCGGCCCTGCCTCCCAATCACTCGCCGGAGTTCGCCCCGGACGTGCGAGGCGCGCTGCCCACCGGTATCTCCGCCATGGTCGCGGCGGCCCTGGACCGGCTGGGGAGCCGCTGA
- a CDS encoding ABC transporter permease: MSAYGALTAASYRASVRDKTTVFFTFAFPLIFLVVFGLIFRGQTVEQSGRGYIDYIAPGVLSWGVGNAAVFGVAFTLMQWRKDDLLRLIRMSPTPLTSVLASRYVVALVIGVVQAALFVGVAMLPVFGLRPSSTWPLALPVLVLGITAFLAIGMVIGSRANTPEAVAAVANCVMVPMAFLSGSFFPIDAMPSWLQSLSRVLPLRYLNDGISAAVSGRAGLGSTGLACAGLAVFALVFGLLAMRTFRWSNDT; encoded by the coding sequence ATGAGCGCGTACGGCGCACTGACCGCGGCCAGTTACCGGGCCTCGGTCCGCGACAAGACGACGGTCTTCTTCACCTTCGCCTTTCCCCTGATCTTCCTGGTGGTGTTCGGGCTGATCTTCCGGGGGCAGACCGTCGAGCAGAGCGGCCGTGGCTACATCGACTACATCGCGCCGGGCGTGCTGTCCTGGGGGGTGGGCAACGCGGCCGTGTTCGGTGTGGCGTTCACGCTCATGCAGTGGCGCAAGGACGATCTGCTGCGGCTCATCCGGATGTCGCCGACGCCGCTGACCTCGGTGCTCGCGTCCCGCTATGTGGTGGCCTTGGTCATCGGCGTGGTCCAGGCGGCGCTGTTCGTCGGCGTGGCGATGCTGCCGGTGTTCGGGCTGCGGCCGAGCTCCACCTGGCCGCTGGCGCTGCCGGTCCTGGTGCTGGGCATCACCGCGTTCCTGGCCATCGGCATGGTGATCGGCTCCCGGGCGAACACGCCGGAGGCGGTGGCGGCGGTCGCCAACTGCGTGATGGTGCCGATGGCCTTCCTGTCCGGGTCGTTCTTCCCGATCGACGCCATGCCCTCGTGGCTGCAGTCGCTCTCCCGGGTGCTGCCGCTGCGTTATCTCAACGACGGCATCTCGGCGGCGGTCTCCGGCCGTGCCGGTCTCGGCAGCACCGGTCTGGCCTGCGCGGGACTCGCCGTCTTCGCCCTGGTCTTCGGGCTGCTGGCCATGAGGACCTTCCGCTGGAGCAACGACACATGA
- a CDS encoding amidohydrolase family protein: MSPPVEPPVDPLAGPRFAVRGRVVTMNGRHDVIDDGVVYINEGVIDKVAPAGTGPPDGHEHTTVTPSGGSIYPGLIELHNHLPYNVLPLWQVPENYPNRTEWGGARNPDYGRLVTGPMRVLGEDAALMPAVVRYVEAKALVNGTTTSQGIALFSNAGARRMYRGVVRNVEATDDPALPEAATRIADVEAANAGKFLARLNQGRRLLLHLAEGRDTDAREHFLALKLSADDRDDHWAITENLIGIHCTGLLAEDFPVLARHGGSMVWSPLSNLLLYGRTAEIAAARRAGVRLALGSDWTVSGSKGLLGELKAARLASAAAGGVFTDRDLVDMATRNPAVMLRWETALGSLRAGARADLIVVAGAGGDAYSTLIDARDSDLSLVVIAGHARYGTRALMDDLTPGGQLETGVRGLPAGRAVNLRQASADPVVGALTLAEAARLLTQALADLPGTADRARRALPEAREAGPRWRLALDEIEPTGAELRPRLPLLRAGRSVPSGPVIGGAAADLAEGPAALPSLRLDGLTATKDATYRRTLGGEMNLPPGFAAALEELLT; the protein is encoded by the coding sequence ATGTCACCACCCGTAGAGCCCCCGGTGGACCCTTTGGCCGGGCCGCGTTTCGCGGTGCGGGGCCGCGTCGTGACGATGAACGGCCGGCACGACGTGATCGACGACGGTGTCGTCTACATCAACGAGGGCGTCATCGACAAGGTCGCACCGGCCGGCACCGGGCCGCCGGACGGCCATGAGCACACGACGGTCACCCCGAGCGGCGGCAGCATCTATCCCGGCCTGATCGAGCTGCACAACCACCTGCCCTACAACGTGCTGCCCCTGTGGCAGGTCCCCGAGAACTACCCCAACCGCACCGAGTGGGGCGGGGCGCGGAATCCCGACTACGGCAGGCTCGTCACCGGGCCGATGCGCGTCCTGGGCGAGGACGCCGCGCTGATGCCCGCCGTGGTGCGCTACGTCGAGGCCAAGGCGCTCGTCAACGGCACCACCACCAGCCAGGGCATCGCCCTGTTCTCCAACGCGGGCGCGCGCAGGATGTACCGGGGGGTCGTGCGCAACGTCGAGGCGACGGACGACCCGGCCCTGCCGGAGGCGGCCACCCGCATCGCGGACGTCGAGGCCGCGAACGCCGGAAAGTTCCTGGCACGGCTGAACCAGGGGCGCCGCCTGCTGCTGCACCTCGCCGAGGGCAGGGACACGGACGCCCGCGAACACTTCCTGGCCCTCAAACTCTCCGCCGACGACCGTGATGACCATTGGGCCATCACGGAGAACCTGATCGGCATCCACTGCACCGGGCTGCTCGCCGAGGACTTCCCCGTACTGGCCCGCCACGGCGGATCCATGGTCTGGTCACCGCTGTCTAACCTGCTGCTGTACGGCCGTACCGCCGAGATCGCCGCCGCCCGGCGGGCCGGAGTACGCCTCGCGCTGGGATCGGACTGGACGGTGTCCGGCAGCAAGGGACTGCTGGGCGAGCTCAAGGCGGCCCGGCTGGCGTCGGCGGCGGCCGGCGGTGTCTTCACCGACCGGGACCTCGTCGACATGGCCACCCGCAACCCCGCCGTCATGCTGCGCTGGGAAACCGCCCTCGGTTCGCTGCGGGCGGGCGCGCGGGCCGATCTCATCGTCGTGGCCGGGGCGGGCGGCGACGCGTACAGCACGCTGATCGACGCCCGGGACAGCGATCTGAGCCTGGTCGTGATCGCGGGCCACGCGCGCTACGGTACCCGTGCGCTGATGGACGATCTCACCCCGGGCGGGCAGCTGGAGACCGGTGTGCGGGGGCTGCCGGCCGGCCGGGCGGTGAATCTGCGTCAGGCGTCGGCCGACCCCGTCGTGGGAGCCCTCACCCTCGCCGAGGCCGCCCGGCTCCTCACCCAGGCGCTGGCGGACCTGCCCGGCACCGCCGACCGGGCCCGCCGGGCCCTGCCCGAGGCCCGGGAGGCCGGGCCGCGATGGCGGCTGGCCCTGGACGAGATCGAGCCGACGGGCGCCGAACTCCGCCCCCGCCTGCCGCTGCTCAGAGCGGGCCGGTCCGTCCCCAGCGGGCCGGTCATCGGCGGGGCGGCCGCCGACCTGGCGGAAGGCCCGGCCGCCCTTCCCTCCCTGCGGCTGGACGGGCTGACCGCGACCAAGGACGCGACGTACCGCCGCACGCTCGGCGGGGAGATGAACCTGCCGCCGGGCTTCGCCGCCGCGCTGGAGGAGTTGCTGACCTGA
- a CDS encoding 50S ribosomal protein L25/general stress protein Ctc, with product MAEVKLSAELRNDFGKGAARRTRRDNKVPGVIYGHGADPKHVALDSHSLMMALKTPNVLLRLDVAGKSELVIPKAVQREAIRGFLVHVDFLAVKKGEKVTVEVPVLTEGDLAPGGNLLEHILNALPVEAEATHIPEAVTVSIEGLEAGHTIRAGDIELPRGSSLAVEEDAAVLQIVAAQTEPVEEEAEEAEEAVAAAAPEAEEAPAES from the coding sequence ATGGCTGAGGTAAAGCTGAGCGCCGAGCTGCGTAATGACTTCGGCAAGGGTGCCGCCCGTCGCACCCGTCGTGACAACAAGGTCCCCGGCGTCATTTACGGGCACGGCGCCGATCCCAAGCACGTGGCGCTCGACAGCCACTCGCTGATGATGGCCCTGAAGACACCGAACGTCCTGCTCAGACTCGACGTCGCCGGCAAGAGCGAACTGGTCATCCCCAAGGCCGTACAGCGCGAGGCCATCCGCGGCTTCCTCGTCCACGTGGACTTCCTGGCCGTGAAGAAGGGCGAGAAGGTCACCGTCGAGGTGCCGGTGCTCACCGAGGGCGATCTGGCGCCGGGCGGCAATCTGCTGGAGCACATCCTGAACGCCCTGCCCGTCGAGGCCGAGGCCACCCACATCCCGGAGGCGGTGACGGTGTCCATCGAGGGCCTGGAGGCCGGTCACACCATCCGGGCCGGGGACATCGAGCTGCCGCGCGGCAGCTCCCTGGCCGTCGAGGAGGACGCCGCCGTCCTCCAGATCGTCGCCGCCCAGACCGAGCCGGTGGAGGAAGAAGCCGAGGAAGCCGAGGAGGCCGTGGCGGCGGCCGCACCCGAGGCCGAGGAGGCACCGGCCGAGAGCTGA
- a CDS encoding amidohydrolase, producing MSDETTRVLAGLDEARRRELAGLYRDLHSHPELSFAEHHTAAEVARRSRAYGFEMTEGVGRTGVVAVLRGGAGPTVLLRADFDALPVEERTGLPYASTSGGVMHACGHDMHTTCLLGAMRLLAEGREHWSGTVLAVFQPAEETGQGARAMVDDGLFTRFGKPDVVLGQHVIRLPAGTVGCHPGTAYAATDVLRVRMFGADGPDAGPGRPAGATATRLQTVLEREMSDAGTVRITADDAPPAVGGDERGDGVPVTARLKVSLRTCSAPMRQRALAALERAVREEAAAAGAAREPEITALGAFPSLVNDVDAVDRTMTAIGAVIGADKVVDPGLLPGGEDIGVFGTAADVPVCFWQFGGTDPDTYAEAEAAGTTHDVPANHSPFFAPVIEPTLTTGVTAMVAGALAWLGPGGGRR from the coding sequence ATGTCAGACGAAACGACGCGGGTGCTGGCCGGCCTCGACGAGGCACGGCGCCGTGAACTGGCCGGTCTGTACCGGGACTTGCACTCCCACCCGGAACTGTCCTTCGCCGAGCACCACACGGCCGCGGAGGTCGCCCGCCGATCGCGGGCGTACGGGTTCGAGATGACCGAGGGGGTCGGCCGTACCGGTGTGGTGGCGGTCCTGCGCGGTGGCGCCGGGCCGACCGTACTGCTGCGGGCGGACTTCGACGCCCTGCCGGTGGAGGAACGCACCGGTCTGCCGTACGCGTCCACCTCCGGCGGCGTCATGCACGCCTGCGGCCACGACATGCACACCACCTGTCTGCTGGGCGCGATGCGGCTGCTGGCGGAGGGGCGTGAACACTGGTCCGGCACGGTACTGGCCGTCTTCCAGCCCGCCGAGGAGACGGGCCAGGGTGCTCGGGCGATGGTCGACGACGGCCTCTTCACCCGGTTCGGCAAGCCCGACGTGGTCCTCGGGCAGCACGTCATACGGTTGCCCGCGGGCACGGTCGGCTGCCATCCCGGTACGGCGTACGCCGCGACCGACGTGCTGCGGGTACGGATGTTCGGTGCGGACGGGCCCGACGCGGGCCCCGGCCGCCCGGCCGGCGCCACGGCGACCCGGCTGCAGACGGTGCTCGAGCGGGAGATGAGTGACGCGGGCACCGTGCGGATCACGGCCGACGACGCGCCTCCCGCCGTGGGGGGCGACGAGCGGGGCGACGGCGTCCCCGTCACGGCCCGGCTGAAGGTGAGCCTGCGCACCTGCTCGGCCCCGATGCGGCAGCGCGCGCTGGCCGCGCTGGAGCGGGCCGTACGGGAGGAGGCCGCCGCCGCGGGAGCCGCACGGGAACCGGAGATCACTGCGCTCGGCGCCTTCCCTTCGCTGGTCAACGACGTGGACGCGGTGGACCGCACCATGACCGCCATCGGCGCCGTGATCGGCGCGGACAAGGTGGTCGACCCGGGGCTGCTGCCCGGGGGTGAGGACATCGGTGTGTTCGGCACGGCGGCCGACGTGCCGGTGTGTTTCTGGCAGTTCGGCGGCACCGACCCCGACACCTACGCCGAGGCGGAGGCCGCCGGGACCACACACGACGTTCCGGCGAACCACTCGCCGTTCTTCGCCCCGGTCATCGAACCGACCCTCACCACCGGGGTGACCGCCATGGTGGCGGGCGCGCTGGCCTGGCTCGGCCCGGGCGGCGGCAGGCGCTGA
- a CDS encoding isocitrate lyase/PEP mutase family protein, translating to MNNRQRFRAHLAGPKMLMVPIAHDPLCARIIERAGFQAVGVGGAASAAALLGRPDARLLSAREMADVVWRTVDAVGVPVFADADDGYGDATHVAWTVRQYESAGAAGLFLADRPARRQRGRTVGEAVGEAEDDTVVPAAELIGRIEAAVAARRDPDMLIMARTDAVAAHGIDEALARAHGCVDAGADAICVANPASAHQMRRITEEITARRGIPAMADASPGAMPPPTAAELQQMGYALTLYPTLASRALARAVADVMGELSWSGDAAPLADRLAPFEEFHALARPPEHREAVSPPGAPR from the coding sequence ATGAACAACCGGCAGCGCTTCCGCGCCCACCTCGCCGGCCCGAAGATGCTCATGGTGCCGATCGCGCACGACCCGCTGTGCGCCCGCATCATCGAGCGCGCCGGATTCCAGGCCGTCGGCGTGGGCGGGGCCGCGAGCGCGGCGGCACTGCTGGGCCGCCCCGACGCCCGGCTGCTGAGCGCGCGGGAGATGGCGGACGTCGTCTGGCGGACCGTCGACGCCGTCGGCGTGCCCGTCTTCGCGGACGCGGACGACGGGTACGGCGACGCCACCCACGTGGCGTGGACGGTACGGCAGTACGAGAGCGCGGGCGCCGCGGGCCTGTTCCTGGCGGACCGGCCCGCGCGGCGGCAGCGCGGCCGGACGGTGGGGGAGGCGGTGGGGGAGGCGGAGGACGACACGGTCGTGCCGGCGGCGGAGCTGATCGGCAGGATCGAGGCCGCCGTCGCAGCCCGCCGGGACCCGGACATGCTGATCATGGCGCGTACGGACGCCGTGGCGGCCCACGGGATCGACGAGGCCCTCGCCCGTGCCCACGGGTGCGTCGACGCGGGCGCCGACGCGATCTGCGTCGCCAACCCCGCCTCGGCACACCAGATGCGCCGGATCACCGAGGAGATCACCGCCCGGCGCGGCATCCCGGCGATGGCGGACGCGAGCCCCGGCGCCATGCCCCCGCCGACCGCCGCCGAACTCCAGCAGATGGGCTATGCGCTGACGCTGTACCCGACGCTCGCCTCCCGGGCCCTCGCGCGGGCCGTCGCCGACGTCATGGGCGAACTGTCCTGGAGCGGGGACGCGGCGCCGCTGGCGGACCGGCTGGCCCCCTTCGAGGAGTTCCACGCCCTCGCCCGCCCGCCGGAGCACCGCGAGGCCGTCAGCCCGCCCGGCGCCCCGAGGTGA
- a CDS encoding thiazolylpeptide-type bacteriocin, whose translation MAPKTELASLAQEILELESETFEISDYSDASEVVLAGSTSSSSTSTCSSTTSTTSCSA comes from the coding sequence ATGGCACCGAAGACCGAACTCGCCTCGCTCGCCCAGGAGATCCTGGAGCTCGAGTCCGAGACCTTCGAGATCTCGGACTACTCGGACGCGAGCGAGGTCGTCCTCGCCGGTTCGACCAGCTCCAGCAGCACCAGCACCTGCTCCAGCACCACGAGCACCACCAGCTGCTCCGCCTGA
- a CDS encoding TOMM precursor leader peptide-binding protein has translation MSTDAPTPAPLEEAGRHLRRALTARFDARPEGAASHPPVVVPLGAADAFRPERDPYGAARGGANVHLTAQAVLIGPWGATDAATAACGGCLARRWQRLRSRSERDALEVGTAPHPVGDWPALPDFAVDAVWAVYEAVLHSGRPVAAGRPAGDWHTAADLPLPQVSRVDLATLRVTTLPLLAEPQCPYCPPPASAAPAASEAARALLRSRPKPAPDRYRLRPARSYPMPTGALANPVCGALGEGTWLNVTSPTTAPVAGSVFVRTYAGLSDVTWSGQANSFAASRDLAFLEGLERYAGIHRRRDGQVVEDSYDGLRSRGEHAVDPRECGTYAPQTYRDDPMVAPFDPARTIPWVRGHSLRDERPVWVPTRLVHYGAGLASDNFVFESSNGCATGSCPEEAVLFGLLELIERDAFLLAWYGRARLTEIDLDSCRSEAVRAMTARAALQGYDVHAFDNRVDLAVPVVTGLAVRRDGGPGTLSFAAGARLDPEDAVEAALSEVLSYIPHLDRQVEEDRAELEAMARDFSRVRHLTHHARLFGLPEMAAHAREYLEPVAVRPLGDVYRDWQSVRPRSGDLRDDVLLCRDELVRAGFDVIVVDQTSPEQERMGLTTVSTVVPGLLPIDFGWSRQRAPRMPRMRSAFRRAGWRSTDLTDDELRMVPHPFP, from the coding sequence ATGAGCACCGACGCCCCCACCCCCGCGCCGCTGGAAGAGGCCGGGCGCCATCTCCGGCGGGCGCTCACCGCACGCTTCGACGCCCGCCCCGAAGGCGCCGCCTCGCACCCCCCGGTCGTCGTCCCCCTCGGCGCGGCGGACGCGTTCCGTCCGGAACGAGACCCGTACGGCGCCGCCCGCGGCGGCGCGAACGTCCACCTCACCGCGCAGGCGGTGCTGATCGGCCCGTGGGGCGCGACGGACGCGGCCACCGCCGCGTGCGGCGGCTGTCTGGCCCGGCGCTGGCAGCGGCTGCGGTCCCGGTCCGAGCGCGACGCGCTGGAGGTCGGCACCGCCCCGCACCCGGTGGGCGACTGGCCGGCCCTGCCGGACTTCGCCGTCGACGCGGTGTGGGCGGTGTACGAGGCGGTCCTGCACTCCGGCCGTCCGGTGGCGGCCGGGCGGCCGGCCGGTGACTGGCACACCGCCGCCGACCTCCCGCTGCCGCAGGTCTCCCGGGTCGATCTGGCGACCCTGCGCGTCACGACGCTGCCGCTGCTGGCCGAGCCGCAGTGCCCGTACTGCCCGCCCCCCGCGTCTGCCGCCCCCGCCGCGTCCGAGGCGGCCCGCGCGCTCCTGCGCTCGCGGCCCAAGCCCGCTCCGGACCGCTACCGGCTGCGGCCGGCGAGGTCCTACCCGATGCCCACGGGTGCCCTGGCCAACCCGGTCTGCGGGGCACTGGGCGAGGGCACCTGGCTCAATGTGACCTCACCGACGACCGCGCCGGTGGCGGGCAGTGTCTTCGTCCGCACCTACGCGGGCCTGTCCGACGTCACCTGGAGCGGCCAGGCGAACTCCTTCGCGGCCAGCCGCGATCTGGCGTTCCTGGAGGGGCTCGAACGGTACGCGGGAATCCACCGGCGGCGCGACGGGCAGGTGGTGGAGGACTCCTACGACGGTCTGCGCTCCCGCGGCGAACACGCCGTCGATCCGCGCGAGTGCGGCACCTACGCACCGCAGACCTACCGGGACGACCCGATGGTGGCCCCCTTCGACCCGGCGCGGACGATCCCCTGGGTCCGCGGCCACTCGCTGCGCGACGAGCGCCCAGTCTGGGTCCCCACCCGGCTGGTGCACTACGGTGCCGGGCTCGCGTCGGACAATTTCGTCTTCGAGAGTTCCAACGGGTGCGCCACCGGGAGCTGTCCGGAGGAAGCCGTCCTGTTCGGACTGCTGGAACTCATCGAGCGGGACGCGTTCCTGCTGGCCTGGTACGGCCGGGCCCGCCTCACCGAGATCGACCTGGACTCGTGCCGGAGCGAGGCGGTGCGCGCCATGACCGCCCGGGCCGCGCTCCAGGGCTACGACGTCCACGCCTTCGACAACCGGGTGGACCTGGCGGTGCCCGTCGTCACCGGGCTCGCCGTGCGCCGGGACGGCGGGCCGGGAACCCTCTCCTTCGCCGCCGGCGCGCGGCTCGATCCGGAGGACGCCGTCGAGGCGGCCCTCTCCGAGGTCCTCAGCTACATCCCGCATCTGGACCGGCAGGTGGAGGAGGACCGCGCCGAGCTGGAGGCGATGGCACGGGACTTCTCCCGGGTGCGGCACCTGACCCACCACGCCCGGTTGTTCGGCCTTCCCGAGATGGCCGCCCACGCCCGGGAGTATCTGGAGCCCGTGGCCGTACGGCCGCTCGGGGACGTCTACCGCGACTGGCAGTCGGTCCGGCCGCGTTCGGGGGACCTGCGGGACGATGTGCTGCTGTGCCGGGACGAGCTGGTACGGGCGGGCTTCGATGTCATCGTCGTCGACCAGACCTCGCCCGAGCAGGAGCGGATGGGGCTGACCACCGTCTCCACCGTCGTCCCCGGGCTGCTGCCGATCGACTTCGGCTGGTCCAGACAGCGGGCGCCGCGCATGCCGCGCATGCGGTCCGCCTTCCGGCGTGCCGGATGGCGGTCGACCGATCTGACCGACGACGAACTCCGTATGGTGCCGCACCCCTTTCCCTGA
- a CDS encoding uracil-DNA glycosylase family protein, which yields MHDFDPGCVEEPYATLARTFPGTETYPPDDFRTEWGPVFHRGRLDGTARVLVIGQDPAAHEAVVRRILVGTAGRRFQGFLAKLGIETSYVMVNTYLYSVYGQQAGNAHANDPDIALHRHAWLDALTANNPIEAVVALGRLADTAFRTWRETPAGQAYEGAYQHIRHPTYPDSAASSGTPRAVAMAKMLTNWNAALDALHPVVTPDTPVPLAHYGEDLDPADLGEIPEGDLPAGLPAWMRGGESWASRQGATAVEKRATIMVQIPLSQRPF from the coding sequence ATGCACGACTTCGATCCCGGCTGCGTCGAGGAGCCGTACGCCACGCTGGCGCGGACGTTTCCCGGCACGGAGACCTATCCGCCGGACGACTTCCGTACCGAGTGGGGTCCCGTCTTCCACCGGGGGCGGCTCGACGGCACGGCCCGGGTGCTGGTCATCGGGCAGGATCCCGCGGCCCACGAGGCCGTCGTCCGGCGGATCCTGGTCGGCACGGCGGGCCGGCGTTTCCAGGGCTTTCTCGCCAAGCTCGGCATCGAGACCAGCTACGTCATGGTCAACACCTATCTGTACAGCGTCTACGGCCAGCAGGCGGGCAACGCCCACGCGAACGACCCCGACATCGCCCTGCACCGGCACGCGTGGCTCGACGCGCTGACGGCGAACAATCCCATCGAGGCCGTCGTCGCGCTGGGCCGGCTGGCGGACACCGCGTTCCGCACGTGGCGCGAGACCCCCGCGGGCCAGGCCTACGAGGGCGCCTACCAGCACATCCGGCACCCCACCTATCCCGACAGCGCCGCGTCCTCGGGGACGCCCCGGGCGGTCGCCATGGCGAAGATGCTCACCAACTGGAACGCCGCGCTGGACGCCCTGCACCCGGTGGTCACGCCGGACACCCCGGTGCCGCTGGCGCATTACGGCGAGGACCTCGACCCGGCGGATCTCGGCGAGATCCCCGAAGGGGACCTGCCCGCCGGTCTGCCGGCCTGGATGCGCGGCGGCGAGTCATGGGCGAGCCGCCAGGGTGCGACGGCGGTGGAGAAGCGGGCCACGATCATGGTGCAGATCCCGCTGTCCCAGCGCCCGTTCTGA
- a CDS encoding ABC transporter ATP-binding protein: MTQARPDEPAIVLEDVRKRYGDVQAVAGISLTVGRGEFFGVLGPNGAGKTTLIEIVEGLREADSGSVSVLGLPPWPRNRALLPRLGVQTQSSAFFTRLTAREHLSTVAALYGVGREGVERTLSLVGLLGQADIRVEVLSGGQRQRLAIASALVHGPELIFLDEPTAALDPQARRDLWKVLRALKGEGRTIVYTTHHLDEAEALCDRVAIVVAGSVVALDSPGRLVGAAKAPTRLLVPADRLTVERAERIEGVDRVCVEGDSVVIETRAAGPVLAAVGEAAGLDGVRTRTATLEDVYLELTGSEQHA, translated from the coding sequence ATGACACAAGCAAGGCCGGACGAGCCCGCCATCGTGCTCGAGGACGTGCGCAAGCGGTACGGAGACGTCCAGGCGGTGGCCGGGATCTCGCTCACCGTGGGGCGCGGCGAGTTCTTCGGTGTGCTCGGGCCCAACGGCGCCGGGAAGACGACGCTGATAGAGATCGTGGAGGGACTGCGCGAGGCGGACTCCGGCTCGGTATCGGTCCTGGGCCTACCCCCCTGGCCGCGGAACAGGGCACTGCTGCCGCGCCTGGGCGTGCAGACCCAGAGTTCGGCGTTCTTCACCCGTCTGACGGCCCGTGAGCACCTGTCGACGGTCGCCGCGCTGTACGGCGTCGGGCGGGAGGGGGTGGAGCGGACCCTGTCGCTCGTCGGTCTCCTCGGCCAGGCCGACATCCGTGTCGAGGTGCTCTCCGGCGGACAGCGGCAGCGCCTCGCCATTGCCTCCGCGCTGGTGCACGGCCCGGAACTGATCTTCCTGGACGAGCCGACCGCCGCCCTCGACCCGCAGGCGCGGCGCGATCTGTGGAAGGTGCTGCGCGCGCTGAAGGGCGAGGGCCGCACCATCGTCTACACCACACACCATCTGGACGAGGCCGAGGCGTTGTGCGACCGCGTGGCCATCGTCGTCGCGGGCTCGGTGGTCGCCCTGGACTCCCCCGGCCGGCTGGTCGGCGCGGCGAAGGCACCCACCCGGCTGCTGGTGCCCGCCGACCGCCTCACGGTGGAGCGGGCCGAGCGGATCGAGGGAGTCGACCGGGTCTGCGTGGAAGGCGACTCGGTCGTCATCGAGACCCGCGCGGCCGGGCCCGTGCTGGCCGCCGTCGGCGAGGCCGCGGGCCTCGACGGGGTCCGGACCCGCACCGCCACCCTCGAGGACGTCTACCTCGAACTCACCGGATCGGAGCAGCACGCATGA